From the Maniola jurtina chromosome Z, ilManJurt1.1, whole genome shotgun sequence genome, one window contains:
- the LOC123880683 gene encoding uncharacterized protein LOC123880683 produces the protein MSFNTEEFISAVQARTPIWQSKHRHHMNRNILNKLWKEIAELFPEMEEKALRKKWKNIRDQFMKEFKKNPVSRSGDAGTDQNTSMWPYFQMMQFIKDDVTPELNEGNLDETADGNCSDNNERSPTPQSIAGSSTSTQYTSTKRKCAQDVRQEFMELEKKKLELLQIKLSQSSERQEQDCEDLLFFKSLLPYMKEFTPMQKLRTRNKITEVVMNEMNSFTSQAYHSYNSYEYNTSNYGN, from the exons ATGTCTTTCAATACAGAAGAGTTTATTAGTGCTGTTCAGGCTAGAACTCCGATTTGGCAAAGCAAACACAGGCATCATATGAACAGAAATATTCTCAATAAGCTATGGAAGGAAATTGCGGAATTGTTTCCTGAAATGGAGG aaaaggctttaagaaaaaaatggaaGAATATTCGGGACCAATTTATgaaagagtttaaaaaaaatccggtTTCTCGTTCTGGAGATGCTGGAACTGATCAAAACACTTCAATGTGGCCATATTTTCAAATGATGCAGTTTATAAAAGATGACGTTACCCCAGAATTAAATGAAGGCAATTTAGATGAAACTGCTGATGGAAACTGTAGTGATAATAATGAACGGTCCCCAACTCCCCAGTCAATAGCTGGTTCATCTACAAGTACACAATATACGAGCACCAAACGTAAATGTGCACAAGATGTAAGACAGGAATTCATGGAATTAGAGAAGAAAAAGTTGGAATTATTACAAATTAAACTGTCGCAAAGCAGCGAAAGGCAAGAACAAGATTGCGAAGAcctgttattttttaaaagtctgTTGCCGTACATGAAGGAGTTTACTCCTATGCAAAAATTACGTACGAGAAACAAAATTACAGAAGTTGttatgaatgaaatgaatagTTTCACGTCCCAGGCTTACCATAGTTACAATAGTTACGAATATAACACATCAAATTAtggaaattaa